Sequence from the Acropora muricata isolate sample 2 chromosome 10, ASM3666990v1, whole genome shotgun sequence genome:
TGTTTTGGTGCTCTGCTGTTATCGATACTGACTCGATGGATCGCAGCAAGTGATCATATGATGAGCTTTAAATTTTATCGCATAGCAATACTGttaattttaatgcaaatatCTAATTTTGAGAATTGATGCTAATAAATGGTATTGTTgtgtaaaatttcattgaaattgTCTCGAACTTGACTGCATGCCCCAGCAAGAAGTAATTACCAAAGCAATGACAATAATGTTCTTCGTGGCATGAGGTTTAAAGTAAGTCCGCGGCTTCATCTTCACTCGCAGTTTCCTCCCCTGTCCCACTCTTGAGGCTGTGTAACACCGAATAATGATCATTTATATGAAAGGAATAATAACTTGTGTATTTCCGGTTTACCGGTGACATACAATCAATGCTTCCTTGTCCTAGACCCTCTCCCCACCTCCCCCTGGCTCTAGGTCAGTTACCACAACACCATATAAGAAAGGTTTGGCTTGGCGCGCGTGTTTGTCAAAGGTCATACAACTTCAGTCACTATTTCTCTTGAATGACTTGAATAGTGTTGAATGCGCGATGGCGACGCCATCGGCAGAAAATCTTGACCCCTCGGGACCCTCGGCTGCCTCAGATGTAATCAAATGCGTTGTCATGTTTTACGAAAGGGGCACCAGTGGCAATAATTTCATCAGGAAGGAAAAAATTCGAGCAGTTTTAAACAGAAATTATAAAACCTTGAGTGTTTTCGAACCATTTTAAGACGTTTAAACGTTGAGATAACTTCGGCTGCCTCTTCATTAGTAATTCGCCGACTTTTTCCTCAAAGATGACAATGAGTGGCCGTATTAAACACGAAGACGCGCTAtataaggaagtcttccctgggaagatcgaggctcatttgtcagtcaccgttaaagtgcgtgggtcaaattcaaaatggcgggcgatttgagttcaagaaaggtaagctgtaagtgaattgtagtgtctttgctctctttactgtccataaatattaaatatttatatctaacaccaagtagtacttcgcagattactattttattggacgaatcaaagGTCGAGAAGCTTACCGGTTGGCACAACGGGGATATCGTTCGCGTGGacaaaccacgcaagaaaaattcaacgccaggtaagtttttcttttcaaggaatcatatttacaacaggattataaactgatattgtactagtatttgcaatgtcttttcaaataattgttctatttgtaattccgaggccgatccctgagggatattaattctctgtttaAGCGTGAAGCATCAAAATGCATTGTCCCCGTTTCCAATGAACCGTAACTTGCAAAGTTTATgcctttatatagcgcgccttcgtgtttaaggtTAATTGGATTCTGTGAGCTTCGTTACCTATAGTTTTCGGCATCTATATTTGTTGGAGGATTCTGATGCAGAGCAAAGCATGACGAGCAAAAATTATTCCCTTTCTTAAAAATTTATATCCATCTCTGTAAcgtttatttatattttgtaaCATTGATGCACTTAATTTCCCGGCTGCTTCCTCAAAGATGACACTAAATGGTCTGTATAGGActtcattcatttattattcTGAATACCTTGTCTTCTTGAAACGTAGATAGTCGTGCACCTGCATGAAGTTGCGAAATAACAGTTCGcaagaaaaacgaaaacactATAGTTGGTAGGTCAAATTGCAATTGGTTGTTTCCCAATTCGCTAATTCTTCGGTCGCATCAATAAAAGTCCAAAATTACCACCAAACAATTTTCTGTTTCGATAAACTTTAGAGCGAAACCAGCTAGAGTTTGGCAGGTGAAAGGATGTCTCGATAATACATACGCTTCGCAGTATGTGGTTTATAGCACGCCCTCGCGCTTCATCACCGTCGCCTTCAGTTTTCGTCCTGGTATTCTTTAAGCTGTGTAGCATAATTCCTGAACCGTTAAAATTGACTTTGGAGTCCCTTTGAATAAAGCTGGTATGTTATAAAATATTCATCTATTCGTTAAATGCCCATCTAGACTATCTTTGTCAGGATTAACAGACCTTGAAGTTATATGCTATTTGAAAGTAACTAGCAATTCGATCCTCAACAAACACCTTTCCATCGTTTCTCTGACTTTATATTTTAATGTGCCAAAAAAAGTAACTGTTGCCGAATTTTCTCggtaaaaagattgaaaagacTTGAAAAGAGTACGCCTTTCTCCAGAACAGATATTTTTATCATCATGGCATATCATCGCCATCAAATCGTTCGCCGCAAAGGAATGATTCTGCCCTCAGCGGCTTAACACAGAATCATTGCCTGTTCCACTCTCCGGACCCCCCAACTCAGCACAATACAATTTCTCAACAAACTGACATCTTCATGTAGAGGTCTTAGTTTTCAGACACAACActccctgaaaaaaaattgtttaaaatataCTGATACCGCCTGCACTCACACTCATCCAATCATTGCTAATTGTGCCGTATACATTTCATCTTTTTCCCTAACTCTTGGAATATTTAGAATTAATCATAGTAAAAGGTATTGGATTTGGCTTTACTGTGATGAAGAATTATCATGCTCGCCTTGTCCAGTAATTGCTAATTGTATGTTTAGTATGCTTACTGCTTATTGTATTTTTGCATGGTTAATTAGATTCACATTACAGTAACATTATGTACCAGTCAATTCCAAAACCAcccatccccccccccgggcaatcCCCAGGCATTTGACTAACGTTAAGCTCCGTACAGGGGGGAATTTGAACCAAAATCAGGCCCGCCCGGTGGGGCATTTGACTTTCGTGTCAAAACGCGTGTCAGCGGTCGGAAACAAAAGGATTTCGCAATTCTTTGATTCAGCACATGCGCCGCGTTCACGGGTCATTCCGAGTgggtttttctgttgttgtcgTTACATTATATCGTGGAATATGTATTTCTCGACTAATTCCTCAAAGATGGCACTAAACGGTCGATATAAGGTTAATTGGGCTCTACTATGAGCTTCGCCTTCAGCCTTTTCGAGTCCACGTGTATCACAGAAATGTTACGAAGAAGATGGCGTGATGTAAGGTGAAAGTTTATacgtattactattattattattattattattaaacttaaaTAATCGTGCACCTGCATGCAGTTCTCAAATAACAGTTCAcaagaaaaacgaaaacattGTAGTTGGCAGCTCAAATTGCAATTGGTGGTTTCCCAATTCGCTAATTTATCGGTCGCGTCAATAAAAGTCCATAATTACCATCAAACAATTTCCTGTTGATATAAGCTTTAGAGCGAAACTAACTATAGGTTGGCAGGTGAAAGGATGTCACGATAATACGCCTCGCAGTATGCGGCTAATAATATAATAGTACGCCCCTGTGCTTCATCGTCGTCACCTTTACTTTTCGCCCTTGTTAAAATTGACCTTGGAATCCCTTTGGATAAAGCTGGTACGTTATGAAATATTTGTCAACCTATTCGTTAAATGCCCATGTACTACGTTTTTGTTATGATTAACAGACATTGGAGCTATCTGAAAGTAACTAGCAATCCGATCCTCAACAAACACCATCCCACTGTttcggatgttactaataccgggaacggggaacggggaacggggaacggggaaccgggaaccggagtctgggaactaatgtacagcggcaacccgcttgagaattcaaaatggcggtcaaaacaaaagaaaggctcgaagagaaacgatttgggtaaaggtgagtttccaccggctgtgcccccagatggccagtacgttattgtaagagcagagtccgattagcacagagataaacaaagcatgtaatggcgcctgagtagaaaatcgagtcgaatgccaatgtcgctgcccagttgaattttgagaaacgtttggcgggcccaggcgagccccgccgatttaatagtgagaattggacttaaagttggggctttttcgttgatttgtcagatatttgcagcatttcgcaagagttgatggtgtgatttctattcttgtttttagcgcgataaatgtataaatttggggctcgaccttttctctcatgcatgtttttttgtaatacgtttttgtagtgtatatgtcatccgtttgtttagccgatgttcgagatttttggatcctgctttggatagtatttttcactatctgtatcatgatcactgcctgtcttgaggtttcaaacagtcatttacaactctttgatgttattgtttagttatctatggctgattatttttgatctcctacttcttcatacatgttttcctttggatgttggtggaagtgggagactacacagaaacttaaataagaaaaataataagtattttatgtgtgttaccatcaacaacatgacaaagggaaacattgcatttgtcatacctgtaaggataaattattgcagaaccaggcaatatgtttgaagcaaatgctaaattaccaactggtactttaagagactatggacttggagtctcctttgccatatttcccaagagctaagtttatccaccaacactgtagttctcaaacaaggaaagctacagcatgctgctgtttacattatcaaatttagaatgacattgatcaaaacagaatacttaatgacatgtatactgcaaaacatccctgtataaatgatctggtatactgtataaatgatctgatatacagctatataccttacacgactattatatattcagttggttgcaatcataatttctgaggtgagctgagaaggtggtgtgcagactgtttttggcaagatatttaacattcaatgttaaaatgtttaaatcgttacatgatcgctgtgttgttgaacacaagacttgcaataaataatacattttagttaaactgccagatacttcaaatgacctgcattgcatagttctggggaaagaggtgagaacatgcgatgaaaccatgagctattcattcataattggtaattcactatggtaggtaatcttccagtttaacaaaatataaattgcaaccaaatataatatttacaggtgaacttaatgttggcctctgactctaggataggttttttgtgctggttttttaatatataatattattattgtcattattttgtgcctgcctttgcaattcagttaaacatattttggaattcaattattttcaaggagaaggtGGTCAGCTTTTTCACCATTATCAACACTGCACACAGGcagtgttggactgtcgttcctcaaCCGATTAacatttctgcactcatgatgagaatcaaacgaaacttttctaggagttgcagtgtaatatctaggccagctacttgcctagtctcaattgcaagtaagcatttttttgtgtgtgtcaatcGAAGTCGtgctaatttgaaaacttttgtttagcacacgcgcttgacattcgattcgattttctactcaggcgccattacatgctttgtttatcccagtgctaatcggactctgctcttacaataacgtactggccatctgggggcacagccggtggaaactcaccttaacccaaattgttcctcttcgagccttttcatttgttttgaccgccattttgaattctcaagcgggttgccgctgtacattagttcccagactccggttcccggttccccgttccccgttccccgttcccggtattagtaacatcccacTGTTTCTCTAAAAATATATTCTAATGTACCAAAAAAAGTAACTGTTGCTAAAGGTCGAATTTTCTCtgtaaaaagattgaaaaacgaACGTGACCAGAGTACGCCTTGGGCAAAACAATTATGTTTATCTTCATGGCATATTATCGCCATCAAATGGTTTGCCGCAAAGGAACGATTCTGGGTTTAGCAGTTAAGGTCAGAATCATTCCTTTTTCATTCTCCGGACCCACCAGACCCAGCGCCATACAATTTCTTAAGAAATTCATCGATTCATGTAGAGGTTTTACTTTACAGACATGTTGTCTCGGAGAAGCTCAGATTTTCAGATGGAAATATCGTGGATAATCACTTGTCATAGAAAATCTAATAAATATTCTGTCTAGCTTGCAACACTCactgaatttgaatttcatgTTTTCAGCTGGTCTTTAGATATTTGGTCTAAATATGGACTTTAACGAGTGGAATCCCTTCTGGGCCACTTTGCATTAGCGTCACGGCTTTTCTTACCATTGTTGGAGTTTCCCTCACAATCGCAGCACTTCTGAGAAAAAAGTTTCGCAGTTCTTGTTGATCACTTCAGGCCTCGCTGATCTCTTTGTTGGATGCGCCACTACGTTAATTTGTACGTATGTCATTGTTGAGTACGCGGCTTAATCGCGCTGTCGTTGCCTTTAAGCCCGTTAGATATGTTCCCGGGTCTTTCTTGAATCTCCCACTTGGCTGTCATTTCTCTTGAAATACCTCACGCAACTCCTCGACCATTTGGTCATCGACAGCTTAGTTTGCAATTGAAAGCCTACTGGGTTGCCATAGCTACACCATGGATTCTTTCTTTGCCTCCAACCTCCATGCTGAGCAAATTTCACCCTGTGTAATCTCGACTGCTTTTTATTACAATTTGCTTAAACAACTACATTGCTCATAACATGTTTTTTCCTACTGCGCAATTTGAAGAAAGATGAGAAAAAGTACCTCGAGAGGCTTTCGTCAAAACCAAGAAGCAAGATTCTTTACGAGCATTTTTCTAGTAACAGTTATATCTTTCATAACTTGGATCCCTTTTCTGTGTGTTCACATACGCATTGCCCTAAGGGTGTCGCCAGTTCCTAAACcagtttcttttttgtcatGCTCCTTCAATCCAGTAACTCCTTTGTCAACCTTGTTGTCTACTTTCTTAGGGTTCCTAGTTTCAGAAAGCCCTTGTCTTCTAAAAAGTCGATTCCAGTGCTAGTGTGTCTGTAAAAGCGCCAGCCCGTGAGTTCCAAACTTTAGCATTCACTGACAACCCCGCTTCACCGAGCATTTGAATACAGATCCCTGTGCTGCGGGTGAAAGTAGCATATGTATTCCTTAACTTCACAAGCGATAAACAACTTCTTCTCTCGTGTAAATGGTATACGCCTAGAGTAAATTGACAGATACCAAATGATTACAGTtgagaaaagtaaaattaatcgATATTTGACACGATCATTGGATTCTTTGTTGCTCTTGACAATTTCAACCTTCATGCTAGAACGCTTTGGGCTTATATCGCATCAAGAGTTGCTTATCatcaatataatttatttaacaACTCCATTCCTTCTAACGCGCTTTTCGTACCTTTCAATTTGGAGAAGAGGAGAAAAAGTACCGTGAGAAAATGATTTCGACAACTGAACACCAAGAAGTGAGATTCCCAAGGGCCAACTTTCATAACATGGTTGCCTTTTCTGTTTTTATACATTGTCACAAGCGTGTATCTCATTCCTCTATCAGCTGTTTTCTTTATCGTGTTCCTTTATTAATTCAGTAACTCGTTTGTCAACCTTGTTATCTACAATCTTAGGTTTCCTAGTCACAGAAAAGCTTTGCTTTCTTTATGTAAGTTCCAATGTATCCTGTAGAAGCGCCCATTAACCTCCAATATTAAACAGTCAAAAGAAACCGGacaaaattaaaaggaaaaaatacaagGCTTTTAATGTCGCTGTTTTTATTTGTGAACTCGTGAAACGTGAAAGCATGGCGTGTGAATAGAAAacttggtttttcttttcttttctttctttatttattgaATCAGTTCAGTAGTTTTTAATCCTAATATGTTTTGCTCTCGACAGCGTGATCTTGAGGTGAAAGTGATGTTGTACTATCGAACATACGGCACATTTCTAACGCAACCTTTTGTTGCCGCAACAAGGTGTTGCAAATTTATTTATAACCATATTTGGCACACAACATTGTTGTCTGTGGTGTCGAGAAGCGGTTGAAACGTGTAGCAGTCATAGTAGAGCTTTTAAGACAGCGTTGCATTGagattagggagtttaagatctacgacgcgatgGTAgggaaaacgtcgctcaaaactGCAAGTTCAgctttgtcaatctttttcgtcatcatctcagtttgtgtaacttttgaaagctagcaggactactcaggaactgaatttagaggtgcggtgtcaaggctaggaaagaaaatttcaattcGCACCTGTGTGTTCAAATTGTCGCTGCTGCATGTCGCGTCCactcgtagatcttaaactccctatttgtCATTAAAAAGCCCCGCGCTCGACAGAATAACTCGTTTCCAAGACGCTTTAAACTTAATCGTTAGAGGAAGTAATCGTTAGAGTCTTGGTTATACGTGACAGTTTAAAGCGAGAAGGTTTTGTTTGCGTAATTAATTGCCGAATAAATGAAACAACGTTAATCATCACGGTGTTATAGTTGTTGACAATATGATCATGAGTCACGTTTCTTTCTCTCTGTCCCTACTTACTACTTCAAAGGTTATTGCGTGccaaaaagagaaataaagatAGGAAAAGGCAAAGCGACAGTATTGAAAAAAAGAGAGAGGATTTTACTCGTCACAGTTCATTACAATTTACTTGCTGTTACTTTCCTCATTGCGTAGTCTTTATAGTTGCTGAATGCTAAAGTGCTATTTAACGTTAAGGCACCCAGATGTGATGCCGTCACACTAAAAGGATATTTCTTCAGGTTCAAGCATTGTCGCACCCTTTTCAATTTCCAGTACGCTTAACGTATTTCAGCGTTGTAACTTTTTTTGACGTTGATCGTGGCCAAAATTTTCTTTGCTGTGGTCTCTCATTTTTATGTttcccccccttttttttttcagtcccACTTTTAGATCTTTGAAACGTTGATATCTGGAAGCTGGCTTCACTGAACAATTCATTCACGGGGGCTACGGCGCAGGAATCTTCTCTACATAGTTCATTGAACTTGGAAACGGGACTCTTCATTTCAATTTTCGATGGGACAATAGCAATCACAGGAACGCTTGGAAACCTCCTCGTTTTGACAGTAATCTTCGTGCAGATCCGATTCTCGACTGTCTCTAACATCTTAATTGCAAATGTCGCTGCAGTCGACCTTCTCACGGCCGCTGTAATCATACCAGGAGAtattggccgccatgtttgcGAAAGAATGGGACTCTGCCATATTTCCCCTACTACTATACTCCTTTATGTTATTCTTGTGCATTACGTAATCACAGCTGCTACAGTTGCGTTGTTTGTCATAGCAGTGGAGCGCTTTACCGCCATTGCTTTTCCTTTCCGCTATCGATCTTTATTTACAAGGACGCGAGCGAAAATCTGCGTGGCCGCAACCTGGATTTCAGGAATTCTCATTACCGGCATTTTCGTCGGCCTAAATTTCTTGTTTATTATGACCATTCTGTGTCTATTATTGATACTTTCTACGATCGCTCTTTATATTTACATCTTTTCGATCGCCTTGAAACACGAgagaaaaattgtttctttgcgAGTGCAGTACCCAGACCTAAAGCGTTCAACAATGCACCCTTGGGAACGAAAATCGACCAAAACAATGGCTATCGTGCTTGGCGTTTACCTGACATGTTGGGTTCTTTCTGTCGTGTTTTACTCCGTTCTTCGACCAGAGGATTTTTTATATCACAGAATTCAACCCTGGATTAACTCTGTTTACTATTTAAGTGCCGTATTGAATCCTTTCATTTACGGCTTACGCAGTGAAAAGTTTCGTAAGGAAGTGACAAGACTGGTCAATAAGTTGTGCCCCATGGACACGATTCGTTCCAAGTGACATGTGAAAGAATTTAAATGTGGAAgtgaaaaaatagaaaaatgatTCAAACTGGCTAGGTTCGAATTGTGGCAGAACAAAGAATTAGACTCTAGGTTCCAAGGAATCTGGTTCGGTTTTACTATAAACATGTTTATACAAGGGATAATGTGATGCAAATCAGTTTatgacgtcaaatcaggaatagacccaCTCCCTTTCTGACTCTgttgtgaacaaaagatgcttagTTTGTGCACCTTTAAGCCTATAAATTGGCAGAATTTGTTAGATGAAGGAGGAAATGACCCCAACTGTCTGTTTCTAACAGATGCAAAGATTCACTTTAGCGAAATtaaatattttggggttaggggcactttaaatttccactaaacaaacaaacctCGTTCGGATCATATTGAGCAATTTTAAATCCTAGCCCTCCCCCCGACAGTTTTCGTGTTTACTTCGAAATGTTAGACTCCTGCCATGAATGGTGCTTCGAACTCGCGTCCCCGTTTTTCAAAATGATGGTCAAGGATGTGAAAAGATCATGTACAAAGTACAATCAGGGGAAGTAACTGTTTTTGACACGCGAATCTAATCGGTtttcagcagccctgatttgagcattaATTGGACAGCTGTAGGCGTCATGCCTGAGTCactggacagtacgcgtcatcaggCGCGCGCTAGCTGCAATTGAATGGGTTATCTTTTTCAGTATCTAGCTTAGACGTTggatatatcaacctgtcaaataatttataccactgtcatattcttctcgaattttgccatagttacgattaattagaaATTGGACTTCGCgttgtacaattcagggagtaatcgccctcaaattaaatttcaaatcggcctcacGCTTCGCGCTCgtccgattttgaaattactcgtgCGATTACTATACGAactgtactccactcggtccaattaaggaggctcgaaagggtttttagattcgcgcgcgagtaagctacacacgccataactaagaaacacgcgtcagccagaatgattcaaatttctatcaaaagtagcgcgtgcaacacaccggaagtgaaaatacggcgtaaaatcgcgcgaaacggaaataaaacctgctgaaaaaaattgtctctatctcgaaattttgcgcggtgacctatcttgattttttgcatgcacttatcattcacgatgacactttaaataaaaaagttttgcggaaatctatctagtgcaattttctgtaaactataatatgccatttttcgatatatcttaaattctactagatagatttttgtcatactctgtaaagttaaagaatttagggagatttccaacaaagaaataaaaacggtaggtcaacgacttagtttttccgataattttcaacaactgaagtttaaagggcctttttgctgacctggcgtgttgccgtggtaaccagtatgacgtcataagtgccctcaaagtattacccaacaacagagttgcaaagatatatatagtttgcctacattatgaaatatccttctttggtatctttcatcgtttcacaaacactatagcaaccaaaaaaaccctttcgagcctccttaacacAGAAGTTCGCGAGAGGTTCTTATTGCtacggaaattttgaatttccaCAAGCCGGCAATGCattgaataaataaaagaacaaatACTGTCACGTGCATCATGCCATAACCTTGTCCAGAAATCGCAAACTGTTTAGGTTCATCACAGCCATACCGAGATGACGGTATGAAGACTGATACGCAACACGAAATTGAGACAATTGAAATTGTAATACCTTATTTTCAGCTTGCGTCCTCTTTGTCATCGAATACTACCTTTGGCCACCTTATTCCATTTTATTTTCGCGGcactttaatttcgcgattttttttatgaaaatataTGACGAcactttaatttcgcgattttctTATATATATCAAAGCTAAGACATTGTTTTCGCGATTTGGTAAAAAAATCACAGTATAACACAACCAGGTACGACAATAAACAAGGCTACGGTAcgattatttcattttattcatgAGTTTATATGGCAGTTGCCAAAGTAGCACAACGGTGTGATTCTCACTCAgtgaaagtgt
This genomic interval carries:
- the LOC136887550 gene encoding melanocyte-stimulating hormone receptor-like, with the translated sequence MAYYRHQMVCRKGTILGLAVKRDLELASLNNSFTGATAQESSLHSSLNLETGLFISIFDGTIAITGTLGNLLVLTVIFVQIRFSTVSNILIANVAAVDLLTAAVIIPGDIGRHVCERMGLCHISPTTILLYVILVHYVITAATVALFVIAVERFTAIAFPFRYRSLFTRTRAKICVAATWISGILITGIFVGLNFLFIMTILCLLLILSTIALYIYIFSIALKHERKIVSLRVQYPDLKRSTMHPWERKSTKTMAIVLGVYLTCWVLSVVFYSVLRPEDFLYHRIQPWINSVYYLSAVLNPFIYGLRSEKFRKEVTRLVNKLCPMDTIRSK